From Borrelia coriaceae:
TAAAAATAAGAAAAAGTATTCTTTAAAAAATGTTGTAATGATGGTAAACTCAATCCTAGAAAAAAAAGGATTTAAAACAGTAACAAAAAGAACAATACAAAGTGATATTAAAAATTTTGAGGAAATTGGTCTGTTAAAAACAAATTTTAATCCACTTGGCAAAAATAATGGTAGTTTCACTTATTATATAATCAACAAAACTCTTGAGAAGATAGCCAATAAAGCAATAAGTAAAACTTATTTCATTCAAAAGAAAAAAAACATAAATAGAGCAAAAGACAATGCCATTAAAAAATATAAACTGAAAGAACAAAATCAACAATTTAAAATTTCACATCAAATACTTTCACATCTTTTAAGTAATATGAAAAGTAAATATAAGAATTCTAAATCATTAGATAATAAAGAAAAAAATTTAGAAAGAATAATACTAGAAAAATTTGAAAAAATAAAAAAGAAAGACCTAAACGAAATAAAAAACATTGTAAAAAAACAGATAAGCTATAAAAATACGCTATGGAACTTGAAAGACTTCATGGAAGAACTTAAAGAATATGACGAAAAAAATGCCATAAATTTTTTTAAAATAATACTGAAGAAAAAAAAGAACAAGATATGGTTCATGTCAAAAAGAAATGCAAAAACAGATTTCAAGACAATAATAGGAACGTTCAAAGACAAAAACAAAACAAAAACGCAAAAATTATATTTAAATCAAATAAAAATACATCAACCAAAACTTGACTATATAGACAATCCAAATGAAATCTTAAAGGCAAATGAACTGATAAAGAAAATAATTAAAATAGAAGTTATCGGTTCTTAATTAGGAAAATATAAAAAATATGGAAAGAGCAATACATGAACTAAAAGCAAAGTTAACTGCAAGAAAATCAAAAATAGATAAAGAACGCAGAAACTTTTTTAAGAAAATAGAAAACAAAAAATGTAAAATAATGTATCATACAAAAATCTTTAGTATGATAAACAATTTTGAAGCAAAACCCAAAAAAGGTAAATTTTGGTTATGTTTTAGGAATGTTTTTAATCCTAATGAATATGAAAGCCTTCACTTATTTCAAACAAGGCAAGAAGATAAATTCATGGGTATTTACTATGGATTTACAAAATTAACCAAACCATTTATTATAAAATATGAGGAAAACGACATAAAAAAGACTTCCAAACTAACAAAAATTTATTATATTGAATTCCGATTTAAAAAGGGCAGTGTTTTTTGTTATCTGAGAAGCCTATACACACTGCTAAAAGAAAAAAATAAAGAAAGGATATTTTATAATTCTTTGTTAAATAGAACATTAAAATTGGAAAGAGAAGTGCACCGATTCTATGGAAAAGAATACCTTGAAAACAAAGGAATACTAAAATGGATAAAAGAAAACCAAAAATAGTTACTGTAGCTTCAATTAAAGGTGGTGTCGGAAAAAGTACAACGTCTTTGTTATTTAGTAATATTCTTTCAAGCAAAAATTACAAAATACTATTGATTGATTTAGATCCACAAGCTAGTAGTACAAGTTTTTACATCAAGTTTATAAAGGGTCAAAATATAGAGATAAAAAAAATAAATATATACAGAGTTTTAAAAAAGGAATTGGACATTGAAAATTCAGTCATAAAGATCAATGAAAATCTCGATTTTATTGCAAGTCATTTGAGCTTGAGCCAATTTAATGAAGAAAATATATCCTTAAAAGAAAGTTTACTTAAGATATTTTTAAGTTATATACACTATAGGTATGATTTTATCATTATGGATACAGCTCCTACTTTAGGCAGCCTACTTAACAATAGTTTAGTAATCACAGATTATCTTGTCATTCCTTTACCAACAGATCAGTGGGCGATTGAGAGTTTAGATTTAATAACTAACAGATTAAGAGATATATTTAGAAGTGAATTACCAACATTCTACTTAGTAACTAATCTAATTGAAAGGCAAAGCATAGATAAGGAGTTAAAAGAATTTATTGAGAGTGAATATAAAGAAAAATTTTTAGGAAGCATTCCAAAACGAGATAATTTGAGAAAGGCTATTTTCCACAGAGTGGATTTTAATCCTAATGAGGACTATTATAAGGCTTATAAGATAGTGTTGGATAATTTTTTAATTAAGATTAGCAATAGAACAGTTCCAAATGGAACTGTTAGTTCCATTTGGATATAAAATGAATAGGAATAAAAAAATAGAGATAGTCAGAAGAATTGATATAGAAAATTTTCCTCTTAACCCTTTGAATAAAACAAGAGAAGAAAGATATTCAGCACTAAAAGAAAAACTTAAAATTTTAATAAAAGAAGAATCTTATAATAAAATAGAAACAGCTAGGATCTTAAAAGAAATTAATGAAAGCAAATATTATGCTCTTGACGGGTATAAAAGCTTCACAGCTTTTATCAAAAGTTACAATATAGCAAAAACCTCCATATATAGGTATATCAAGTTAGTTATAGGAATTGATAGCGGTAAGATTGATCATAACTTAATTTTAAGTAAAGGGGTGGATTACGCAATTAAGGTTTTAGAGAATAATAATGAAATTATCAAAAATAATGTCAATATTTTAAAGTCTTTAAAGATTCAACTAGACAATGAAGAAATTTTAGATTTTTACAAATCTAATATAAAATTTGCTAGTTTTTTGCTCAAAGAAATATATAAAAATGAAAAAGATTTTTTTAATAAGATGCTTGAGAAATTCAATAATTTAAAAATACGATAAATTTATTATGTTTAAGTCATGTAATTTATACTATCTTAATACGATGTCAAGTTATAAACAATAAGTCTTTAATACTTTATTTTAGATAGAATAAAAACTTTTGAAAAAGACTTTACAAAAAGATAAAATAGTTTATAATTATTTTATAGACTGAGATTTTGAAGTCTCACTCTTATTGTTTGATTAGAATAATAGGTTGGCTACGGTAGTAGCCTTTGTCATTTTATTTTAGTTTAGATATATAAATTTTAAATTTCTTGTATAGGTAATCTTATTATTTTGAGATTAGATAGTATTCATTTGGTTAACAGATATAACTTTATATTAATTTTGTTTGTAAATTGACATTGTTTTTATTTTAAAGGTGGCTTTTGATGCTTAAATTGTTTATACAAAATTTTATCATTTGATAGTCATAATAAAACAGCTTTAAAACTAACGTTGTCTATATCGTTAATTTTAAAGCTTTGATTATTATTATTTTTTAAATCTATTGTTTTTCGAGATGTTCTTTTGTAGTATGTTGTTTTTCAATTGCATCCAGTTTTAACATAAAGTCTCTAATTTTGGCTTTATTGACTTGTAACGTTTCTAGGCCAACTTTAATTTTAATGTCTTCTTTGTTATATACGTATTCATCTTCATTGAGTACTTTTTCTAACATAGCTTTGTTTAAGCTAAAAGAGGAGGTATTAATCCATTTCCCAAATGAAGCTTTACTATCATATTCATAACTTGTTTTACCTTCTATTTTAGTTCCGTCTGGTAGTGTTAACGGAGTTTGTTTAATGATACTGTGGTTTCTTAGTTTAGTATATAAGAATATTTGCGTTGTGTTATTTTGGTAATCAACCACGCCTGTTAATTCTAGGTTGTTGCTTAGATATTGGTATATCCTCATTTTCTTGTTGATTTTATCATCCTCAACTTGCAAGGAAGAACACGCTGCAAGTAAAAAAACTAGTAATATTTTTGTTGTTAATTTTAAGTTTTTGAAAGAAAATAACACACTTCCCCCTTTTGTACTAATCATTATTAATATAATGTATTGTTTAGTTTTTTTTAAAGTAATACATTATGATATCTTTAACATTATACTTTAATAAGTGTTAAAAACAAGGTAATAGTTGTTAAATTAAAATTTAATGAAATCGTAGTCAATTTGTCATTGTGTTTAGTTCGTTTACAGGACATTTATTTTTTTAAATTATTAAATAGTGATTTTGTTTTTTATAAACTGATTATACTACCAGGTAAATTCAATTTTATTGAAGTTTTACTGGTTTTGGATTGAATTTTGTATTTTCAGGTATTTGACTGTGTAAGTTGTATATTGGGGTTTAAAGTTAAGGAGTTATTTAAGCACTTTGTAAAAAGTTGAAATAATAAGATAAATATAGATTTGCCTTCATTTAGAGCATTGAGCTCATTTAGATGAGACCACTTTTTTTTTTGCTTGGATAAAGGCCTTTTTTGAAAAGAGATAAGGTTTAAATCCGTAGCAAGGAATAATAATAAGGGAGTATTTGTTGTAAAGTTTAGGTAAAGTGTCTAATGAGATGGTTTTTATTTTGCATTGTATATTAATGATATAATATAGAAATTTTATTAACTATGTTTCGTTTACTGTGTGAATATATTGTGCAACTATGAAGTTAACTCATATTTATAGTTAGTTCTTTATGCAATTAATAAGATTATTTGTGATACACAACCGATATGTTATCTTAATTAAGCATAATTTTATCGATTTTAAGTTTAACTTTTTATTTAAGTTATTTTTATAATAATAATAAATTATATTATTTTTATTTTATTAAACTATTCTTAAGATTTTCAAAAAGTTTTAATAATAACTTGAAAAATAAAATTTTTGCATTAAATTATTAGGTTAATAAGGAGGCACATAACAATGAAGAAGAAT
This genomic window contains:
- a CDS encoding plasmid maintenance protein; this translates as MRQEKTSKMPFNKVVDRRLKVFWVIQKLQHNYFKNKKKYSLKNVVMMVNSILEKKGFKTVTKRTIQSDIKNFEEIGLLKTNFNPLGKNNGSFTYYIINKTLEKIANKAISKTYFIQKKKNINRAKDNAIKKYKLKEQNQQFKISHQILSHLLSNMKSKYKNSKSLDNKEKNLERIILEKFEKIKKKDLNEIKNIVKKQISYKNTLWNLKDFMEELKEYDEKNAINFFKIILKKKKNKIWFMSKRNAKTDFKTIIGTFKDKNKTKTQKLYLNQIKIHQPKLDYIDNPNEILKANELIKKIIKIEVIGS
- a CDS encoding DUF226 domain-containing protein encodes the protein MERAIHELKAKLTARKSKIDKERRNFFKKIENKKCKIMYHTKIFSMINNFEAKPKKGKFWLCFRNVFNPNEYESLHLFQTRQEDKFMGIYYGFTKLTKPFIIKYEENDIKKTSKLTKIYYIEFRFKKGSVFCYLRSLYTLLKEKNKERIFYNSLLNRTLKLEREVHRFYGKEYLENKGILKWIKENQK
- a CDS encoding ParA family protein; protein product: MDKRKPKIVTVASIKGGVGKSTTSLLFSNILSSKNYKILLIDLDPQASSTSFYIKFIKGQNIEIKKINIYRVLKKELDIENSVIKINENLDFIASHLSLSQFNEENISLKESLLKIFLSYIHYRYDFIIMDTAPTLGSLLNNSLVITDYLVIPLPTDQWAIESLDLITNRLRDIFRSELPTFYLVTNLIERQSIDKELKEFIESEYKEKFLGSIPKRDNLRKAIFHRVDFNPNEDYYKAYKIVLDNFLIKISNRTVPNGTVSSIWI
- a CDS encoding chromosome replication/partitioning protein, with the translated sequence MNRNKKIEIVRRIDIENFPLNPLNKTREERYSALKEKLKILIKEESYNKIETARILKEINESKYYALDGYKSFTAFIKSYNIAKTSIYRYIKLVIGIDSGKIDHNLILSKGVDYAIKVLENNNEIIKNNVNILKSLKIQLDNEEILDFYKSNIKFASFLLKEIYKNEKDFFNKMLEKFNNLKIR